A region from the Populus trichocarpa isolate Nisqually-1 chromosome 18, P.trichocarpa_v4.1, whole genome shotgun sequence genome encodes:
- the LOC7476239 gene encoding coatomer subunit beta-1: protein MEKSCTLLVHFDKGTPAIATEIKEALEGSDVSAKIEAMKKAISLLLNGETLPQLFITIVRYVLPSEDHTVQKLLLLYLEIIDKKDQKGRVLPEMILICQNLRNNLQHPNEYIRGVTLRFLCRLNETEIIEPLIPSVLQNLEHRHPFIRRNAILAVMSIYKLPQGEQLLVDAPEMIEKVLSTEQDQSAKRNAFLMLFTCDQDRAINYLLTNVDKVSEWGELLQMVVLELIRKVCRTNRGEKGKYIKIIISLLNAPSNAVIYECAGTLVSLSSAPTAIRAAANTYCQLLLSQSDNNVKLIVLDRLNELKSSHREIMVDRIMDVLRALSSPNLDIQRKTLDIVLELITPRNINEVVLMLKKEVMKTQNGELEKNGEYRQMLIQAIHSCAIKFPEVASTVVHLLMDFLGDSNVASAIDVAIFVREIIETNPKLRVSIITRLLDTFYQIRAARVCCCALWIIGEYCLSLSEVESGIATIKQCLGELPFYSVSEEGEAPTDASKNSQQPSSVTVSSRRPAILSDGTYATQSAASETAFSPPSIVQGSLAAGNLRSLLLTGDFFLGAVVACTLTKLVLRLEEVQPSRGEVNKVSTQALLIMVSMIQLGQSPVLSHPIDCDSYDRIVLCIRLLCSTGDEVRKIWLQSCRQSFVKMLSEKQLRETEELKAKAQVSYAQPDDLIDFYHLKSRKGMSQLELEDEVQDDLKRATGEFIKDRDDANKLNRILQLTGFSDPVYAEAYVTVHHYDIVLDVTVINRTTETLQNLCLELATMGDLKLVERPQNYTLAPESSRQIKANIKVSSTETGVIFGNIVYEASNVLERTVVVLNDIHIDIMDYISPAVCTDTAFRSMWAEFEWENKVAVNTIIQSEKDFLDHIIKSTNMKCLTAPSALDGDCGFLAANLYAKSVFGEDALVNVSIEKQLDGKLSGYIRIRSKTQGIALSLGDKITLKQKGGS, encoded by the exons ATGGAGAAGTCTTGCACTCTTCTTGTGCATTTTGATAAAGGAACCCCAGCTATAGCTACAGAGATCAAAGAAGCACTTGAAGGCAGTGATGTGTCGGCGAAGATTGAAGCCATGAAGAAGGCAATTAGTCTTCTATTGAATGGGGAAACCTTACCACAGCTTTTTATCACCATAGTCAGATATGTCCTGCCATCAGAAGACCACACGGTCCAGAAACTTTTGCTTTTGTATCTGGAGATTATTGACAAGAAGGACCAGAAGGGTAGGGTGTTACCAGAGATGATTCTCATTTGCCAAAACCTGAGGAACAATCTGCAGCACCCCAATGAATACATTCGAGGGGTGACACTGAGGTTTCTCTGTCGATTGAATGAGACAGAAATAATTGAACCGCTTATCCCCTCAGTCCTCCAGAATCTTGAACACCGGCATCCGTTCATTAGGAGGAATGCTATCTTAGCTGTGATGTCCATTTATAAGCTTCCTCAGGGTGAGCAGCTTTTGGTTGATGCTCCTGAAATGATTGAGAAGGTTCTATCAACAGAGCAGGATCAATCAGCAAAGAGGAATGCATTTCTCATGCTATTTACTTGTGATCAAGATCGGGCCATTAATTACCTCTTGACCAATGTTGATAAGGTCTCTGAATGGGGTGAACTGCTGCAGATGGTTGTCCTAGAGTTGATTCGGAAGGTGTGCAGAACGAATCGGGGAGAGAAGGGAAAATACATTAAGATCATTATATCATTGCTGAATGCCCCTTCTAATGCGGTTATTTACGAGTGTGCTGGGACACTTGTTTCTCTGTCATCTGCACCTACTGCTATCAGAGCTGCTGCCAACACCTATTGCCAGCTTCTTCTCTCTCAGAGTGACAACAACGTGAAGCTTATTGTTCTTGATCGTCTGAATGAGCTCAAGTCTTCTCATAGAGAGATCATGGTTGACAGGATAATGGATGTGCTTAGGGCACTATCCAGCCCGAATCTTGACATTCAGAGAAAGACTCTAGATATTGTCCTTGAGTTGATCACCCCGAGGAACATCAACGAGGTTGTTCTCATGTTGAAGAAGGAAGTTATGAAGACTCAAAATGGAGAGCTTGAGAAGAATGGCGAGTACAGGCAGATGCTCATCCAAGCCATCCATTCTTGTGCCATCAAGTTCCCAGAGGTGGCGAGTACAGTGGTTCACCTGTTGATGGATTTCCTGGGTGACAGTAATGTTGCTTCAGCCATTGATGTGGCAATATTTGTACGGGAGATAATTGAGACAAATCCGAAACTGAGGGTTTCAATTATAACAAGACTGTTAGACACTTTCTACCAGATACGAGCTGCAAGGGTTTGCTGCTGTGCTCTCTGGATTATTGGCGAGTATTGCCTATCCCTCTCTGAAGTTGAAAGTGGTATTGCAACTATCAAGCAATGCCTGGGAGAGCTACCATTTTATTCAGTTTCAGAAGAAGGGGAAGCACCCACTGATGCTTCTAAGAACTCTCAACAACCAAGTTCTGTTACTGTTTCTTCTAGAAGACCTGCCATTCTTTCTGATGGGACTTATGCAACACAGAGTGCTGCTTCTGAAACTGCCTTTTCGCCTCCAAGCATTGTTCAGGGTTCATTAGCTGCTGGgaacttgagatcccttcttcTGACTGGTGATTTTTTCCTCGGAGCAGTTGTGGCGTGCACTTTGACAAAGCTTGTTCTGAGATTGGAAGAGGTGCAGCCTTCTAGGGGTGAAGTAAACAAAGTATCCACACAGGCATTGTTGATCATGGTCTCTATGATACAACTTGGGCAATCACCAGTCCTGTCACACCCAATTGACTGTGACTCTTATGATAGGATTGTCCTTTGCATAAGATTACTATGCAGTACAGGTGACGAGGTCAGGAAGATATGGCTGCAGTCTTGCCGTCAGAGTTTTGTCAAAATGCTTTCAGAGAAACAGTTGAGGGAAACTGAGGAACTAAAGGCAAAGGCTCAGGTTTCTTATGCACAGCCAGATGACCTCATTGATTTCTACCATTTGAAGAGCAGAAAG GGTATGAGTCAGCTGGAGTTGGAAGATGAAGTTCAAGATGATTTGAAGCGAGCAACTGGGGAGTTCATCAAGGACAGGGATGATGCGAATAAGCTTAATCGCATCCTTCAGCTCACAGGATTTAGTGACCCTGTTTATGCTGAAGCTTATGTGACAGTTCATCACTATGACATTGTGCTTGATGTCACAGTGATCAACAGGACAACAGAAACTCTCCAGAATTTGTGCTTGGAACTTGCCACAATGGGTGATCTGAAACTGGTGGAGCGGCCCCAGAACTACACCCTAGCTCCCGAGTCTAGTAGGCAGATAAAGGCCAACATCAAGGTGTCCTCAACAGAGACAGGAGTGATTTTTGGCAATATTGTGTATGAGGCATCCAATGTACTTGAGCGGACAGTTGTTGTCCTTAATGACATCCATATTGATATCATGGATTACATCTCTCCTGCGGTTTGCACAGATACAGCTTTCAGGTCAATGTGGGCGGAGTTTGAATGGGAAAACAAG GTCGCTGTGAACACAATAATCCAAAGCGAGAAGGATTTTCTGGACCACATCATCAAGTCTACCAATATGAAGTGTCTCACCGCACC GTCCGCACTGGATGGTGACTGCGGTTTCCTGGCTGCAAATTTGTACGCCAAGAGTGTTTTCGGTGAGGACGCACTTGTTAACGTGAGCATCGAGAAGCAATTGGATGGGAAGCTTAGTGGGTACATCCGTATAAGGAGCAAGACCCAGGGAATAGCCCTCAGCTTAGGGGATAAGATCACTCTCAAGCAGAAGGGAGGCAGTTGA
- the LOC7476240 gene encoding uncharacterized protein LOC7476240, giving the protein MCLVFVCDEDEKVVARQTAPGACPYCGGAIQAMDVESQWRFCFLPLYFKTKKRYYCTLCARKLAVQS; this is encoded by the coding sequence ATGTGCTTGGTATTTGTGTGTGATGAGGATGAGAAGGTGGTAGCAAGGCAAACAGCACCTGGGGCATGTCCATACTGTGGAGGGGCGATTCAAGCCATGGATGTAGAGAGCCAGTGGAGGTTTTGCTTCTTGCCTCTATATTTCAAGACGAAGAAGAGATATTATTGCACTCTGTGTGCTAGAAAATTAGCTGTCCAGTCGTAA